CACTTCCCTGCAGGCAAAGATCTGCGGCAACTACGTGAATTCCGTCCTGGCCAAGATCGAATCGAATCAGGCCGGGGCCTCAGAATCGCTCATGCTCAATAACAATGGCACAGTGGCCGAGGGACCGGGTGAGAACGTCTTCATGCTGAGGCACGGCAAGCTCATCACCCCGCCCATCTCCGCTGGCGTCCTGGAGGGGATCACCAGGGACAGCGTCACCATCCTCGCCAGGGACATGGGCATCGAGGTGGTGGAGAGGGAGATCACTCGTTCGGAGATATTCATCGCCGACGAGTTCTTCATGACCGGGACCGCGGCCGAGGTCACGCCCATCTCCTACTTGGATGGAAGAGCGATCGGCACTGGAAAGGCGGGGCCGATCACCAAGAAGCTGCAGAAAGCGTACTTCGACGCCGCTCGGGGTAAAGACCCGAAGTACTCTAGCTGGCTGAACTACGTAGATTGAGTCTGGACACAGCGGTCGCCAACGGATTACGGCATTCCTCGCGATTCCATTGTCGAGTTAACGGGGCCGGAAACCAACAATACCTGCCAAGGCTTTGCGTGTGGGGAGCACCGATGCCGGAACTGCCCGAGGTCGAGATCGTCAGGCGCTACCTGGAGGAACGAACCCTGGGAAAGAGGATCGACTCGGTCAAGGTAATTGACGCATCTATCCTGGAGGGTGTTACGACCAGGAAGCTGATTGATCCGCTCGTCGGCAAATGCTTCACCGCCGCCCGGCGCCACGGCAAGCAGCTCTTCCTGCAGGTGGACGGAGGATTCCTAACGGCGCATCTCGGGATGACTGGGGATCTGATAATGATCGAGAGCGAATCTCCTCTGCCCCGGTTCGCCAGAGTGGTCGTCGGATTCCAGGGCGGCGAACGACTGGTTTTCGAGGACATGCGCAAGTTCGGCGCGGTCGGATTCGTGAAGAGCACGAGCTCTCTAATCATGAGAAAGGGCTTAGGTCCGGACATGCTCCTGGTGCGAGAGAAGGAGTTCCTGGGAAGGGTCAGACGGCACCGAAAGGCCATCAAGACCGTGCTCCTGGACCAGAGGGTCGTGGCTGGAATAGGCAACCTCTATGCCGACGAAGCACTATTCCAATCTGGCATTCATCCGAGCACTTCCGCTTCAGATCCGACGGACGGGGAGATCAAGAGACTCTACAGGAGCATGCGTCGCGTCCTGAAGCGATCTATCCAGGTGCGAACGGATTTCGATCGGCTCCCCCGCACCTTTCTCCTGCGCTCTCGGATCGAAGGAGGGAGGTGTCCGCGTGATCACGCTTCGTTGAGGAGCATTAAGGTGGGCGGGCGGACCACCATATACTGTCCTCGATGCCAGCGACCGCTCAAAGGATAGGGTCGGTCCTTCGCCTCGGTTGCCAAGGAAAGGTCAGGTTTCTTTACCTGGCAGCGATATCCTTCTCGGGAGAAAATGGCGCGGTCCCTTGACGAGACGGACATCGTGCTGATCCAGATGCTTCTGGAGGACAGCCGTCGTCCGGAAAGGCAGGTGGCGGAGTTCCTGGAACTGACGACGGAGGAGGTGAGGCAGCGCATTAGCTCGCTCCACAAGGACGGACTTATCAAGGCCTTTGTCGCCCGCCTCACCCCCTCCTACCTCCGTTCCGTCAACGTCTTTGTCTTCGGTCGATGCGACATCACCTCGCTGGAGGAGGCGAGAACCAAGCTGGGCAAGAACGACGTCTCCTCGTGGACGGGCATTGGCGGAGGATCGCGCACGTACGTGGCCGCCTCGCTGCGTCGGCTCATGTATCTCGACCACTACTTGATGTTCCTGAGGGAGGAGGTGGGAATGCAGGACCTCACCTTCGGAATACGTTCGGGAAAGCCAGACGTTCTTACGGAAAAAAGGGAGCTGGACGCGACGGACTTCCGTATTCTGGCGTCCTTGCATCGCGACGCTCGCAAGAGCCATTTCGAGGTAGTGGAGGAGATCGGGGGAACGTGCGAGGACGTTGAGGCGAGGGTGCAGCGCATGCTCGCCGATGGCAGCGTGGAGTTCTCCATCGAGCTCAACCCAGAGGCCACTGGGGATATCCTCTGTATCTTCCAGTTGTATAGGAGAGGAAGAGGAGATCTTCGCAAGTTCATGCGGGACATGCTCAATCTGCACTCACCCCATATCCTCTTCTTCAATCAGTACCGCAATCTGCCCGACCTCACCATGGCCATGTGCTGGGTGAGGGACATGGGCGCGGTGCGAGAGATCAAGCGCTCCTTCGAACGCCATGGTGATTTCCATCATGTGGAAGCGAATCCGCTGCTGACAACCGGAATGATCGAGAACTGGGCGGACCGGCTGATCGTTGACAAGGCTCGCTCTCCAGACGGTAAGTGATGTTCACTTGCGGAAGGCGCGCAAGAAATTGCCGCTGAACAGTCTCTCCTTCATGTCATCGTCCGCCCAAGCCCCCGTCTTCACCAGGTCGATGAAGTAAGGCTGGGAGTAAGCCAGTTCGAAGAGAGGCCAATCGGTGCCGAAGAAGGTCCGGTCCGGTATCTTCTCCGAAACATCCTTCAACCGACTGAGGACCATCTCTGGGTTCGAGGGCAGCCAGCCCTGCAGAGCGGAGCAATCGGTGTATGCGTTCTCGAAGCGTGCCAGCAGGGGATACATCTCATCCCGGAACTTTCCTCCCATGTGCGCTATCACCAGCTTGAGATCGTGGTGGCGCTCCAGCACCTCTGTGTAGTATGAGGGTCTGGAGAAGTTCTCGTCCAGCGGCCCCCAGACCGCGCCGGAATGCGTGACGACCATGAGACCGAACTCGTCCAGCAGCTTCCAGAACGGCCGGATGCGCTCCTCGTTGGGGAACCAGCCAGTGGGTGGGTAGACCTTCACCCCTCGAGCATCGTGCTTCTTCACATACTTCTCGACCAAGCGGAGCGCCAGCTCGCCCCGCTGCGGGTCCACACCCACGAAGGGGATGAGCTTCTCCGGGTAGACGGAGCAGGACTCGAACACCCAGTCGTTGAAGTACTCCACTCCCTCCTGCGTCGGTCCGACCAGGCCGAAGTCCAGTGGAAGGATGACCGATTTGTCGATCCTCGCTACTTCCATGTTCTGGATGAGCTCGTTGGCGTCCGTTTCCGAAGTGAGCCAATCCTTTCCCCCTTCTTGGGGGCCGCCGCTGAAATAGAGCGCATCTAGCAGCACCAGCGGCTCCAGGTACGCGTCCATTATCACGTTCGGGTACACGCTGCGCTTCCAGATGTGCACGTGGCTGTCGATGATCATGCGCTCGCACACCAAGGCAGTTCCCGGTTATTCAAGCTTGTTCGAGGCTTCGGCTATTCGGACGGGGGCAGAGGATATTTGGGGCGGCAAGCGTCTCCAGGGTGCGGTGGACCAATGAGGAGTCGAATCGTAACGATACTGGTGGCTTCAGTATTGTTCGCGCTCTCTATCGCCTGTCTTCCGACGGCCGCTGCCGTGCATGCGGAGGTAGCGGTCCTGGCCGGGAACAATCACAGCGTCACGCTGCATCTTGACAAAGGGCAGACCCTGATCGTCGGATGGGATTCGACCGTCATCATGGATTTCGAGATCCGGGACGCGGACAACCTTCCGGTACGCAATGAGCTGGACGTGAAGAGCGGCGGGACGATCATCCAGGCGGAGAAGAGCGGGGACTACAAGCTGATCTGGCATAATATTGGCAGTTTGGATGCCAACCTAAGGTACGACTACTACACCGACACCGAGGGGCTCGTTGGCATGGTACTCATGCTCATGGCCATCTCTGCCGTCGCAATAGTCCTCGTACTGATAGTGATCGCCTATCTTGTGTTCTTCAAGCGCAAGGTGCCTCCTCAATTGCCTCCGCAGAACCCTGACTACTAAACGTAGCGAGGACGAGGCAAAACCCTTCCCCCGGATCTTTCCTTTGTCTATTTGATTCGACCAGGCGAAGAGCTCGACCGACCTCTGCATCTTGCCTGCTATGCTCTCTTCCTCAAAGCCCTTTCATGCTCCTCTTTTTGAGTATGAAGCTGGCGCCCGCCAAGAAGACGAACGTGAACAGGACCAGGGCGGCGATATCGATATACCAGGGCATGACCGCCGCCTGCCCCATTCCATGGTTCAGCGCATCGACCAAATAGGTGAGGGGAGAGAACTGCGTGACCAGTCTGGTCGCGCCGCTCATCTCGTTCAAGGGAATGAAGATCCCGGAGATGAAAATGAGCGGGAACCGGACCAAGGCTGCGAGCATCATGATGTTTGCCGGCGTCTTACCGGCCGGGGAAGAGAGCAAGACTCCCAGGGAGGAGAAGCATAGGTTTCCCAGAACGAAGGCTAGGAACACCAACAGCACGTCCGCCAGCTGCAAAGGCAGAAACAGAAAACCCACTACACCAACGATGCTGCTGATAATGAGGCCGAACACCGCCCCCGCGATGACGTCGCCCAGGAGGATGATCTCTATGTTCACCGGATAGGAGAGAAGGCGTTCGAAGGTTCCCTGCTGCTTCTCCCAGGGGACGATGAGGGGCCCTACCGACGATGATGTGAAGAAGAGGGACATGGCCAGGAAGCCAGGGAAGTATCTCTGGACATCCAGCTGCCGGCCGACGAAGAAGGCGAAGAACAGGAACGTGGGCAGGATGAGGCCGAAGATGAACACGGGCGCTTTCTTGTAGTAGATCATCATGTCCTTGCGAGCTGTCACCCTCACCCCGCGGACGAAGATGTGCCAGTTCACGACGGCACCTCGCACAATTTCACGAAAACATCCTCCAGGCTGAGCCAGGCAGTGCTTAGCGAAATGATCCTCAGACCGTGCTCTTTCCTGAAGCCCACTAGATACTCGATGATCGCTTCGGGGTCCTCGGTCAGCAGGCGAAGCTTGTCCCCACACACGTCAACCCTCTGCAGGCTAGGATGCTTCAGGAGGGCTATGTCCACCTGGCGATCGAACGCCACTTCCACCGCCGGGGTGAGCTGGAAGGCCGCCCGCAGCTTCTCCGGGGAGTCGCAGGCCACGACCTTGCCTTTGTTGATGATGCAAACCCTCTGGCACAGGCGGTTCGCCTCCTCGATGTTGTGCGTGGTGAGAATCACCGTGCTTCCACGTTGATTGATCTGCTTGACCTTATCCACGATCAGCCGACGGCTCTGCACGTCCAGTCCCTCGGTCGGTTCGTCGAGGATGAGGAGGGATGGCTCGTAGACAAGCGCGCAGGCGATGCTCACCCTCTGCCGCATGCCCTTGGAGAACTTGCGTACCAGGTCGTGCTTCCTCTCCTTGAGGCCCAGATCGTCTAGCAGGACGTTGCTGCGCTCTTCCCTCTCCATCCTCGGCAATCCGTAGTAACGGCCGACAAGGTCCACGTTATCAAGTGCCGAAAGGTCTGGGTAGACGTTGCCAACCTCAGGGATGACGCCCATCCGCATCTTGGCCTCAAGCGGGTTCCGCGCTAACTCTATTCCATCAATGGTGATGCTGCCGGAGTCGGGCTTCAGCACCCCGGTGACCATGCGGATGGTGGTGGTCTTGCCCGCTCCGTTGGGGCCGAGAAGGCCGAAGAACTCGCCCTTCTGGACGATCAGTTCAACATTGTCCACGGCCGTGATCTGGCCAAAACGCTTGGTCAGGCGCTCGACCCTCAAAGCAGGTTCCACGATACCCGGAGTGGCCGTCTGTTCAGAAATAGTTGCTCTATGG
This genomic stretch from Methanomassiliicoccales archaeon harbors:
- a CDS encoding ABC transporter permease yields the protein MNWHIFVRGVRVTARKDMMIYYKKAPVFIFGLILPTFLFFAFFVGRQLDVQRYFPGFLAMSLFFTSSSVGPLIVPWEKQQGTFERLLSYPVNIEIILLGDVIAGAVFGLIISSIVGVVGFLFLPLQLADVLLVFLAFVLGNLCFSSLGVLLSSPAGKTPANIMMLAALVRFPLIFISGIFIPLNEMSGATRLVTQFSPLTYLVDALNHGMGQAAVMPWYIDIAALVLFTFVFLAGASFILKKRSMKGL
- a CDS encoding AsnC family transcriptional regulator, encoding MARSLDETDIVLIQMLLEDSRRPERQVAEFLELTTEEVRQRISSLHKDGLIKAFVARLTPSYLRSVNVFVFGRCDITSLEEARTKLGKNDVSSWTGIGGGSRTYVAASLRRLMYLDHYLMFLREEVGMQDLTFGIRSGKPDVLTEKRELDATDFRILASLHRDARKSHFEVVEEIGGTCEDVEARVQRMLADGSVEFSIELNPEATGDILCIFQLYRRGRGDLRKFMRDMLNLHSPHILFFNQYRNLPDLTMAMCWVRDMGAVREIKRSFERHGDFHHVEANPLLTTGMIENWADRLIVDKARSPDGK
- a CDS encoding branched-chain amino acid transaminase, encoding MTDKPMVWMDGKLMEEDKAVVPIMTHALHYGTGVFEGIRVYETSKGRAVFRLRDHMARLLDSAKAIAMPIPYTVDELCEAVRLVVRETKVDVDYIRPIAFYSSSKKPRRIVLDPRDFNVSVAIATAYMGTYMGADEIENGARIITSSWQKPTNTSTSLQAKICGNYVNSVLAKIESNQAGASESLMLNNNGTVAEGPGENVFMLRHGKLITPPISAGVLEGITRDSVTILARDMGIEVVEREITRSEIFIADEFFMTGTAAEVTPISYLDGRAIGTGKAGPITKKLQKAYFDAARGKDPKYSSWLNYVD
- a CDS encoding ABC transporter ATP-binding protein; the protein is MEPALRVERLTKRFGQITAVDNVELIVQKGEFFGLLGPNGAGKTTTIRMVTGVLKPDSGSITIDGIELARNPLEAKMRMGVIPEVGNVYPDLSALDNVDLVGRYYGLPRMEREERSNVLLDDLGLKERKHDLVRKFSKGMRQRVSIACALVYEPSLLILDEPTEGLDVQSRRLIVDKVKQINQRGSTVILTTHNIEEANRLCQRVCIINKGKVVACDSPEKLRAAFQLTPAVEVAFDRQVDIALLKHPSLQRVDVCGDKLRLLTEDPEAIIEYLVGFRKEHGLRIISLSTAWLSLEDVFVKLCEVPS
- a CDS encoding amidohydrolase family protein, with the protein product MIIDSHVHIWKRSVYPNVIMDAYLEPLVLLDALYFSGGPQEGGKDWLTSETDANELIQNMEVARIDKSVILPLDFGLVGPTQEGVEYFNDWVFESCSVYPEKLIPFVGVDPQRGELALRLVEKYVKKHDARGVKVYPPTGWFPNEERIRPFWKLLDEFGLMVVTHSGAVWGPLDENFSRPSYYTEVLERHHDLKLVIAHMGGKFRDEMYPLLARFENAYTDCSALQGWLPSNPEMVLSRLKDVSEKIPDRTFFGTDWPLFELAYSQPYFIDLVKTGAWADDDMKERLFSGNFLRAFRK